The Pseudomonas sp. IAC-BECa141 genome contains the following window.
CGGGATAGCAAAGAATCCGGTGATGGATGTTCGCCAATGGCCGCAACGGGCTTAGCGAACGTGAAAGGGCTACCGCCCGTTCGGCCGAATGGTGAGAAGTGAGTTGTCCATGATGTGGATTTTCTCCTACTAGACTCATAGCGAAGGTCCTGCGTCGGTTGACCCCAAAAAAAGCCAACACGGGTCAACAACGCCTCAAAAGGGTGCGACTGGACTCAAGCTCCGACACAACAAGAGCAAAACTGGAGGTTTGAATGAAGATGTTGAAATCCACTCTGGCGATCGTGACTGCTGCTGCAGTACTGGGTGTCAGCGGGTTCGCTCAGGCGGGTGCAACCCTGGATGCAGTGAAGAAGAAAGGATTCGTGCAGTGCGGCGTCAGCGATGGCTTGCCAGGCTTCTCGGTTCCGGATTCCACCGGCAAGATCGTGGGCATCGATGCTGACGTCTGCCGCGCCGTGGCCGCTGCCGTGTTCGGCGACGCGACCAAGGTCAAGTTCAGTCAGTTGAACGCCAAGGAGCGTTTCACCGCTCTGCAGTCGGGCGAGATCGACATCCTGTCGCGCAACACCACCATGACCAGCTCCCGTGACGCGGGCATGGGCTTGAAATTCCCGGGCTTCATTACCTACTACGACGGCATCGGCTTCCTGGTTAACAACAAGCTGGGCGTCAAGAGTGCCAAAGAGCTGGACGGTGCAACCATCTGCATCCAGGCCGGTACCACCACCGAGCTGAACGTTTCCGACTACTTCCGCGGCAACGGTCTGAAATACACCCCGATCACTTTCGACACCTCCGATGAAAGCGCCAAGTCGCTGGAATCCGGTCGTTGCGACGTGCTGACCTCCGACAAGTCCCAGCTGTTCGCCCAGCGCAGCAAGCTGGCTTCGCCGAAGGATTATGTCGTTCTGCCGGAAACCATTTCCAAGGAACCACTGGGCCCGGTCGTGCGTAACGGCGATGACGAGTGGCTGGCCATCGTGCGTTGGGTTGGCTACGCGCTGCTGAACGCCGAAGAAGCAGGCATCACTTCGAAGAACGTCGAAGCTGAAGCCAAAGCGACCAAGAACCCGGATGTCGCTCGTATGCTCGGCGCAGACGGCGAATACGGCAAAGACCTGAAACTGCCGAAGGACTGGGTCGTACAGATCGTCAAGCAAGTCGGCAACTACGGTGAAATCTTCGAGAAAAACCTCGGCAAGAGCACTCCGCTGGAAATCGACCGCGGCCTGAACGCGCTGTGGAACAACGGCGGCATTCAATACGCACCACCAGTGCGCTGATGGTTCTGTCACCCGGCAGGCCAACTGCCGGGTGACGTTCTGTTCCATTATTTCCGGGGCACTTCATGCAAAATTCAATCGGCGCACCAAAGCAGAGGCTCAGCCTCAGCGATCCACGAGTGCGTGCGTGGGTATTTCAGATCATCACCATCGTGGCGGTGGTCTCCCTGGGCTGGTATCTGTTCGATAACACCCAGACCAACCTGCAACACCGGGGTATCACTTCGGGGTTCGACTTTCTCGAGCGCAGTGCCGGGTTCGGCATCGCTCAACACCTGATCTCCTACACCGAAGCGGACAGTTATGCCCGGGTGTTTGTCATCGGCCTGCTCAACACGCTGCTGGTGACCTTCATCGGTGTGATCCTGGCCACAATTCTCGGCTTCATCATCGGCGTCGCGCGCCTGTCGAAGAACTGGATCATTTCCAAACTGGCAACCGTGTACGTGGAGGTTTTCCGTAACATCCCGCCACTGCTGCAGATCCTGTTCTGGTACTTCGCGGTGTTCCTGACCATGCCGGGGCCGCGCAACAGCCACAACTTCGGCGATACCTTCTTCGTCAGCAGCCGTGGCCTGAACATGCCGGCCGCGCAAATGGCCGACGGCTTCTGGGCGTTCGTGGTCAGCATCGTGGTGGCCATCGTCGCCATCGTGCTGATGAGCCGCTGGGCCAACAAGCGCTTTGAAGCGACCGGCGAGCCGTTCCACAAGTTCTGGGCTGGCCTGGCGTTGTTCCTGGTGATCCCGGCGCTGTGTGCGCTGATCTTCGGTGCACCTGTGCACTGGGAAATGCCGAAGCTGCAAGGCTTCAACTTCGTCGGTGGCTGGGTGCTGATTCCGGAACTGTTGGCCTTGACCCTGGCGCTGACGGTGTACACCGCGGCGTTCATCGCCGAGATCGTGCGTTCGGGCATCAAGTCGGTCAGCCACGGCCAGACCGAGGCGGCGCATTCGCTCGGCCTGCGCAACGGCCCGACCCTGCGCAAGGTGATCATTCCGCAAGCGCTGCGGGTCATCATCCCGCCGCTGACCAGCCAATACCTGAACCTGGCGAAAAACTCCTCGCTGGCGGCCGGTATCGGTTATCCGGAAATGGTTTCGCTGTTCGCCGGCACCGTGCTGAACCAGACCGGTCAGGCGATCGAAGTCATTGCCATCACCATGAGCGTGTACCTGGCGATCAGTATCAGCATTTCCCTGCTGATGAACTGGTACAACAAGCGCATCGCGCTGATCGAGCGGTAAGGAATAGCGCATGAGTACTCATACTTTCAAACCCGACATGCCACCGCCGGCCAAGGTCTTCGGCCCGATGGCGTGGATCCGCGCGAACATGTTCTCCAGCTGGCTCAACACCCTGCTGACGCTGTTTGCGTTCTATCTGATCTACCTGGTGGTACCGCCGATCCTCAGTTGGGCGATCCTCGATGCCAACTGGGTCGGCACCACCCGCGCCGACTGCACCAAGGACGGCGCCTGCTGGGTCTTCATCCAGCAGCGTTTCGGCCAGTTCATGTATGGCTACTACCCGCCGGAACTGCGCTGGCGTGTGGACCTGACCGTGTGGCTGGCGGTCATCGGCGTGGCGCCCTTGTTCATCAAGCGCGTGGCGCACAAGGCGGTGTACGGCCTGAGCTTCCTGGTGATCTACCCGATCGTTGCCTGGTGCCTGCTGCATGGCGGCGTCTTCGGCCTCGACACCGTGGCGACCAGCCAGTGGGGCGGTCTGATGCTGACCCTGGTGATCGCCACTGTCGGCATCGCCGGTGCGTTGCCGCTGGGAATTGTCCTGGCGCTGGGCCGACGCTCGAACATGCCGGCGATCCGTGTGGTCTGCGTGACCTTCATCGAGTTCTGGCGCGGCGTGCCGTTGATCACGGTGCTGTTCATGTCCTCGGTGATGCTGCCGCTGTTTCTGCCTGAAGGCATGAACTTCGACAAGCTGCTGCGGGCGCTGATCGGCGTGATCCTGTTCCAGTCGGCGTACGTCGCCGAGGTGGTGCGCGGCGGTCTGCAAGCGATCCCCAAAGGCCAGTACGAAGCCGCGGCCGCGATGGGCCTCGGTTACTGGCGCGCCATGGGCCTGGTGATTCTGCCGCAAGCCCTGAAGCTGGTGATTCCCGGCATCGTCAACACCTTCATCGCGCTGTTCAAGGACACCAGCCTTGTGATCATCATCGGCCTCTTTGACCTGCTCAACAGCGTCAAGCAAG
Protein-coding sequences here:
- a CDS encoding amino acid ABC transporter permease, translating into MSTHTFKPDMPPPAKVFGPMAWIRANMFSSWLNTLLTLFAFYLIYLVVPPILSWAILDANWVGTTRADCTKDGACWVFIQQRFGQFMYGYYPPELRWRVDLTVWLAVIGVAPLFIKRVAHKAVYGLSFLVIYPIVAWCLLHGGVFGLDTVATSQWGGLMLTLVIATVGIAGALPLGIVLALGRRSNMPAIRVVCVTFIEFWRGVPLITVLFMSSVMLPLFLPEGMNFDKLLRALIGVILFQSAYVAEVVRGGLQAIPKGQYEAAAAMGLGYWRAMGLVILPQALKLVIPGIVNTFIALFKDTSLVIIIGLFDLLNSVKQAAADPKWLGMATEGYVFAALVFWIFCFGMSRYSMHLERKLDTGHKR
- a CDS encoding amino acid ABC transporter permease, producing the protein MQNSIGAPKQRLSLSDPRVRAWVFQIITIVAVVSLGWYLFDNTQTNLQHRGITSGFDFLERSAGFGIAQHLISYTEADSYARVFVIGLLNTLLVTFIGVILATILGFIIGVARLSKNWIISKLATVYVEVFRNIPPLLQILFWYFAVFLTMPGPRNSHNFGDTFFVSSRGLNMPAAQMADGFWAFVVSIVVAIVAIVLMSRWANKRFEATGEPFHKFWAGLALFLVIPALCALIFGAPVHWEMPKLQGFNFVGGWVLIPELLALTLALTVYTAAFIAEIVRSGIKSVSHGQTEAAHSLGLRNGPTLRKVIIPQALRVIIPPLTSQYLNLAKNSSLAAGIGYPEMVSLFAGTVLNQTGQAIEVIAITMSVYLAISISISLLMNWYNKRIALIER
- a CDS encoding amino acid ABC transporter substrate-binding protein, which gives rise to MKMLKSTLAIVTAAAVLGVSGFAQAGATLDAVKKKGFVQCGVSDGLPGFSVPDSTGKIVGIDADVCRAVAAAVFGDATKVKFSQLNAKERFTALQSGEIDILSRNTTMTSSRDAGMGLKFPGFITYYDGIGFLVNNKLGVKSAKELDGATICIQAGTTTELNVSDYFRGNGLKYTPITFDTSDESAKSLESGRCDVLTSDKSQLFAQRSKLASPKDYVVLPETISKEPLGPVVRNGDDEWLAIVRWVGYALLNAEEAGITSKNVEAEAKATKNPDVARMLGADGEYGKDLKLPKDWVVQIVKQVGNYGEIFEKNLGKSTPLEIDRGLNALWNNGGIQYAPPVR